From one Odocoileus virginianus isolate 20LAN1187 ecotype Illinois unplaced genomic scaffold, Ovbor_1.2 Unplaced_Contig_24, whole genome shotgun sequence genomic stretch:
- the LOC110132381 gene encoding LOW QUALITY PROTEIN: heterogeneous nuclear ribonucleoprotein A1 (The sequence of the model RefSeq protein was modified relative to this genomic sequence to represent the inferred CDS: inserted 2 bases in 1 codon), translating into MSKSESPKQPEQLRKLFIGELSFETTDESLRSHFEQWGTLTDCVVMRDPNTKRSRGFGFVTHATVEEVDAATNARPHKVDGTVVEPKRAVSREDSQRPGAHLTVKKTFVGGIKEGTEEHHLRDYFEQYGKIEVIEIMTDRGSGKKTGFAFVTFDDHDSVDKIVIQKYHTVNGHNCEVRKALSKQEVASASSSXRGRSGSGNFGGSRGGGGYGGSGDGYNGFGNDGSNFGGGGSYNDFGSYNNQSSNFGPMKGGNFGGRSSGPYGGGGQYFAKPRNQGGYGGSSSSSSYGSGRRF; encoded by the exons ATGTCTAAATCAGAGTCTCCCAAACAGCCCGAACAGCTGCGGAAGCTCTTCATCGGAGAATTGAGCTTTGAAACAACTGATGAGAGTCTGAGGAGCCATTTTGAGCAATGGGGAACGCTCACAGACTGTGTGGTAATGAGGGATCCAAACACCAAGCGCTCCAGAGGCTTCGGGTTTGTCACACACGCCACGGTGGAGGAGGTGGATGCGGCCACGAATGCAAGGCCACACAAGGTGGACGGAACAGTTGTGGAACCAAAGAGGGCCGTGTCAAGGGAAGATTCTCAAAGACCTGGGGCCCACTTAACTGTGAAAAAGACTTTTGTTGGTGGCATTAAAGAAGGCACTGAAGAACATCACCTGAGAGATTATTTTGAACAGTATGGAAAAATTGAAGTAATTGAAATCATGACTGACCGAGGCAGTGGCAAAAAGACAGGCTTTGCTTTTGTAACCTTTGATGACCATGACTCTGTAGACAAGATTGTCATTCAGAAATACCACACTGTGAATGGCCACAACTGTGAAGTGAGAAAAGCCCTGTCTAAGCAAGAGGtggctagtgcttcatccag cagaggTCGAAGTGGTTCTGGAAACTTTGGTGGCAGCCGTGGTGGTGGCGGATAtggtggcagtggggatggaTATAATGGATTTGGTAATGACGGAAGCAATTTTGGAGGTGGCGGAAGCTACAATGATTTTGGCAGTTACAACAATCAATCTTCAAATTTTGGACCCATGAAAGGAGGAAACTTCGGAGGCAGAAGTTCTGGCCCCTATGGTGGTGGAGGCCAATACTTTGCCAAACCACGAAACCAAGGTGGCTATGGTGgttccagcagcagcagtagctatggcagtggcagaaggttttaa